In Panicum virgatum strain AP13 chromosome 5K, P.virgatum_v5, whole genome shotgun sequence, the genomic window GCTTTACTGACCTGACAGTTCTCTGTCATTGAATACATGTGCCTGTTGTCACTTTAATTTTGTTGCTGTATGATTTGTGGAAGCTGATGAATATTTGCTGCTGCTTGGTGTTGTTGTGTGTATTAGTTTGAACAGTGTGGTATTGCCATTGTGGTTCACCTGTGCCAATCTAAAGCATCCATGCTTTGAGTATTACAGATGTCCGGTAGGTAGCAGAGAAACAAATGAATTTATTGCAGTTGTCGATAGCTAGCAGGATAGAAGAGTCTGCCTGCTAATTCAATGTGTTAGCAGTTTACCTAAACTTGTACGATTTTTGGTATGCAGAGTTGAGAAATGGAGATTTATGTATGTGACCCCCACATGATCGTTCTGATGTCAACCAAACAGTTCTAATCTTGGGCAGAGAACCTTGCATTGTCGtttactaattactatgtaGTTACTATATAGAGAGCTAGCTGTTCATTTTTAGCAGTTTTTGTTTTTAGTTGGTTTCTCATTTGTTCGTCTTGAAATCAGGTTGAGGAGATTCCAGATAATGTCCCTTTCAAAATCACTGATGAGAAGAGGATGAATGCAACATATCATTGTGATCAGATTGAGGTTGTGGCTCACATGCCCAGCCTAGTCACTGGAGATGAGCCTAATCATGACCGGGATGATGAGGATAAGGGCGAGGAGGGAGATGACAGCAATGAAGATCAAGGCGAGAAGCCCCCCAGTCGAGAGTCCCTTACACATTCACTATCACCAAGGGTGATGGCCCTGTCGTTCAACTCAGCTTCTattctgatgatgatgatgatgatgatgatgatgatgatgatgatgatgatgacgacgatgacgatgacgaggatgatgatgacgacgacgacgacgacgacaagggCGAGGAGGGAGATGACAGCAATGAAGATCAAGGCGAGAAGCCCCCCCAGTCGAGAGTCCCTTACACGTTCACTATCACCAAGGGTGATGGCCCTGTCGTTCAACTCAGCTTCTAttctgatgatgatgaagaagagtGTGCTGGAGAGAGTAGCATTTCTTTAAAGGTTGTAGACTCCAAAGCCTCCTACCCGAAGCTTGAGTTCACCGGCACAGCCTTCCGTGAGGATATCACCATTGATGATATGCTGATAGTAGAGAACACGGACGATGATGGAGAAGAGAAGTTCCGCCCTAAATTCACGCAAACAATAACAGTTTCCACGTTCAGTTTTTGGTTCTATAATAATGAAATGCTAGCTGCTAATCCACTCAAGTCTTGTTCGTTTCTATTGCAGGGAGCTCCCTGTGAATGTGCAGAAAGGCCTATTCAAGTACTTGGAGCAACGGGGAATCACGCTGTCAGCTACCAAGTACATACACGACTACATGGTTACCAAGCAGGCCCAGGAGTACATCCGGTGGATGAGGAAGATGTCGTCCAGTAATGAGGCACTGCAACGTGATTTGGCAACATTGTTTTGGTGGCCTAGCCTTAGTATGTGTTTGAGGAATATTACAATTACGCAAAGCTCATGACTCCCTGAAGGAGAGGGAAAGATGTATCTGTCTCAATGAATCTGTATGAGCTGGCGAATTAGGAGCATGTAAATTTCTAGTTGCATTATTGCATTTCAAGAAAATTAAGAATTACTGGTTACTTCTAGCTTTAGTTGTTACCACATGTGTGCTGCTTCTCTGGGTATATGTGGCGGAGTTTTGATGGTTGATTTGTTGTGCAGAAAGGAGCGCATTCTGCTTTGTAAAGATATTTGTTTCGTTTGGAACGGTGAAGGAATAATTGAATCAGCTTTGGGCTGGGCTCATATTCTTCTGCATACGTATTGTGGCAGTCTTAAATCCAAGCTGTTTTGGAGTTCGAAGGTATTTGACAAAAAtcatatttttcaaaatgaTAAATTGATGAGTTGTTTAGTCAATTGAGCACAAGAAAACACACTGCCAATTGTAAGCTGTAGTATTTATCCTTTGGGCTCTCGAAATGTAATTCGCTCTGAGTAGAATCTTGGAGTGGtattagttccaaaaaaaaacaattcttTTCTTCTTCCGCAAGAAGCACATCCTGGGGCCTGGGCAGAAAATATGGAACAAAACAGGCTAGAGATGAAGCTGACGGATGGGTCCCACATCGCGTCCCTTCTCCTTAAGCCTCGCAATCCCCACGCCTTCCAGAAGTGCCCCAACCCCTAAACCCCGTAAACCCTAGCAAGGTTCACACGCCACCGCTCCTCTCGCCATGGCCCTCTTCGCCgcagcccgccgcgccgcggcatCCGCGGCCCCCCTGATCctgcgcgcctccgcctccacctccacggGGGCCCACCGCGGCTTGGCCCTGCTccggcccctcgccgccgccgcggcgcggccgcaTCCCCGCGCGATGCCGTTCTCGtcggcgcccgcggcgaggCCCAGCTCCGACGCCGAGCTCCTCAGCGTCATCGACTCCGAGATCAAGTACGCCGAGGACTGCGACGACCACGACAGGGTAAGCGAGCCGATTCCCCTATGAGTAATGTATCTTAGTTCGGATCTTGGCGTAGAAGCCCAAAATCCTCGTTTGGCGCCCTGGTCTCTTGTCGGTGAAAGTCCAGTCACTCTAGCGAGCCAATTTATGGCCTGTTTGGTGGATTGATTATTTGTGTCATGTATTCTGCTGTAAGCGCTGCGAATTGAGATCTGATGTTAGCGACAAGGAGGATGTTTAAATAGTATTGTTGTGTTGATATTTTGGTCCAATCCGTATGCTCATTCCGCGAATGGGAGTGTAGTCCTCTACTCCTGCTTGCCGTTTATGCTAAGTTCGTACTTCTGCACGTTCGAACAACTGATTGTTCTGCTCTGAGGCAGAATTTAGCTGTATTAGAGTTTTCCTCAGCAAATTGTGGTGATTTTTTTACACATCTGATTTTAGTTGCAACTCTTCCTTTGATTTTATTCAATTTTGGTGTCTTAGCCTTTTCACTTGCTATATAACTATACCAATCCAGAAATTATACGGTTGCTAGTacaaagattttttttggcTTTACTGACCTGGCAGCTCTATGTCCTTGAATACATGTGCCTGTTGTCACTATAATTTTGTTATTGTATTGTGGTTTTATTTGTGCAAGCGATGAATATTTGCTGCTGCTTGGTGGTGTTGTGTGTATTAGTATGAACAGTGTGATTGGCATTGTGGTTCACCTTTGCCAATCTAAAGCATCCATGCTTTGAGTATTATAGATGGTCGGTAGGTAGCAGAATCGAATGAATTTATTGCAATTGTTGATATCTATACGGCAGGATAGAAGAGTCTGCCTGTGAAATGATGGTTCTTATGTCAACCAGCCAGTTTTAATCTTGTGCAGAGAACCTTCCATTGTCGTTCATTTTAAGTATTCTTTTTAGTTGGATTCTCATATATTCGTCTTGAAATCAGGTTGAGGAGATTCCAGATAATTTCCCTTTCAAAATCACTGATGAAAAGGGGATGAATGCAATTACCCTTAAAAGGACATATCATGGTGAGCAGATTGAGGTTGTGGCTCACATGCCCAGCCTAGTCACTGGAGATGATCCTGATCATGACCGGAATGACGAGGACAAGGGTGAGGGGGGAGATGGCAGCAATGAAGATCAAGGCGAGAAGCCCCCCCAGTCGAGCATTCCTCTCACGGTCACTATCACCAAGGGTGATGGCCCCATCCTTGAATTCACCTGCACTGCCTATCCTGATGAGGTCATCATCGACTCCTTGTCCGTGAGCCAGCCAACCGGGAACGATGAAATTGACTTAATTGCATATGAGGGTCCTGATTTCAAGTAAGGAGGCAACTAAACtaactagtttttttttgcatatattagTGCTTTAATGTATCCCTGTTTTATGCTGACAATCAACATTTGCTTGTCTGCTTCAGTGACCTTGATGAGAACCTGCAGAGGGCATTCCACAAGTACCTGGAACTGCGTGGCATCTCACCCCTGACGACAAACTTCTTGCATGAGTACATGATCAACAAGGACAGCCGTGAGTACCTCCTCTGGCTGAGGAAGCTGAAGGATTTCTTCAAGCAGTAGAGATCATGGCTGTCACTTCCCTCTTCCCAGGCATGAGATAGTCAAGTTTCTTTGCACATTCAGATTTTGGAGCGACAAGCTGCTTATAAGGTTGGAACGTACGATATTTCGTAAATGTAGGATTCGAAGTTCTGTTGCTCTGCTCTTTATTATTACACCCACCGCCCCCTCACCCAGTGAGAGGGCGGTGCCCCAAGCGTTAACCTGATCCTGATTGACACCTCGTGGTGACAGGGCCGCTGCACCCTGATTATATCTTGATCGTTGCGTTGTCTATTGTTTATTGATATATGGAGTAGATGCTTCGATTGATTAGTGCTTTGCCAGAACCGGGTCTGCCCGCCCGGCCGTGGCACACATCTCCCCCTCCCCACCGCTTCTCCACGATGGCCTGGCGCACCATTAGGCTCTGATACTGAGCTAATCCGAAACACTCAGCTGATAGTTAGCTAAGGCTTACGATAAATTCTTCATATAACCTGAACAAACTTCATTTGCATAAACAATGCTTATGAAGATTCACATGCTGGCACAACAATACATATGATTCACTGCACGTTAACAATTTGCTTATTTTTTTTCGAGATGGGCTCACCCCATTTCCATTTCATAGAAAACAGAAATACAGAAGTTTGAACAGCAAGAAATAGAGAGGGAGAtgggggagggggggagggaTAAAGGCCCAGTGCCTCATTCAGAGACCCAAGATCTGATTCGGATGCTCTGTCAAATTACAACCAGTAGTCCTAGGAAGAACAGAACAAGTTCATAACAAGACATGCTTAAACTACCGAACTAGCGAAAAGGCAAAAGACTTGAAGTAGCAGCACCGAATTCACTCGTCAGCCTCCTCGTCTTGGTCTTCATCCATCGCAGCAGGTAGGATCCTCAACGTGCTTGTCGGTTGTTGAGCCATCGCCTTTTGCACGCACGCCAGCAGCGTCTTGACACCATCCAGAAGTTTTCCTGGTATCTCCGGTGGGTATAGGCCTGCCCAGTATGTCATAAAAGAGCAAGCATGAAAAATTATTTCAGACGGGTGCTTAATCAATTTCTTGTCAAAGCATGCTTTATTTCGGCACTTCCAGATTTCCCAACAGATAGCTGCAAACCCAAGATGGTGAACTGCACTACCCTCAGGTAACCATTTATTGATCCACGCATGGTATTGCAAGACATTACCTGGTATATTATTTGCTCCCAGGCAGAGTGCCACAAACCCCCAAGTGACTCGGGCCACAGGTCATTGGAAGAACAAGTGATCTACTGTCTCAAGTTGAGAACAGAAAGAACATGCAGGGTTGCCAGGCCATTTTTTTTCTGACAATATTTTCTCTGGTTAGAACAACCTTGTTTTCCAAGAGCCATGTAAAGATTTTAATTTTATACGGTAGTCTAGATTTCCAAATATGTTTGAAACATCCTCTGGGCTGGCATCTAGAAATGCGGTCATAAACTGAATTGGTGGCGAATTTTCCATTGCCATTCCATTTCCAGATTATCTTATCCTGGGTATTTTCAAAGTGGAAAGAGTAAACTTTGTTTACCAATTCCAACCACTGGCGGCAACCATATGTTAAAGCTAACTCGTCCATCCAATTGTAAGAACTCAAAAACAGTAATCTGTTTGTTTGCACAGAGATCAAAGAGCACAACAATTTGCTTATACCAAAATATAAGCAAGAACATCATGAATAACAGTAGCCATAATGAATATGATGTGCTATTATTAGTTGCTTGTATGACTGTGATCTACATGTAATTTCCAACATTTGACTTCAGAACTTTCAGTTTTGTCCACTTAACTATACCAGTTTTCTGAAGCGACTTGGTACTTCTGAAGTGCTGATCACTGCGAAGGAATTCAATCCATATACGAGTATATCTGAGAACTCACAGTTTCGAATGTCAAGTGTACAATTTTGTTTGCTTTCTAGATTTAAAGATTAAAGGAAAATCATATTTTTCAGAACTGAACTTAGCAGGCAACAGCCTATATTGATTGAGAGATTCATATATGATAATGTGATCCTGCAATCTCTGGTATTCGCTAGTGCTTGCTGATGGTGTAGCGGTGCTCTAGTCAGAACGTAAGACAAAAGGACAAGATTATAAAATATCAATGCAAGAAGAAAGAATACACTAGAGCACATGAGCCACAGTGGTGAATGACAAACTTGCTCAGTATTACATAACTAATGAAGCAAACATAACTTCGGAAGTATCATGGAGCGAATTAGGCCCAGCTCAGCATAACTTGAAAGATAACTTGAAAGTTTACTACTTTTGAACCCTGTGATGAAGCATCATAAGGTTGGCAGCATCAACAGAACATCATGCTGACTGGAATCAAGGAGATAATATATTATATTACCAGAAGTATTGCCACGTCAAACAAGAAGTGAGCATCAGGTAAACAAACATGACACTCGAATAATAAGTTGTTCAGTGTTGACAGATGACAgataataagttgcatatgcAGGAAATAAAGAACAGATGTGAATGCAGAAAACCCCACCATACATAATGTGTTTAGTCACATATACTAAAAACGAGGACCTGACAGCTTAAAACGTGACAACAGCTGTTAGAATATCAAAGCAAACAGAACAACTGCATCCACTCGAATAACTCTCCTAGTATTAGGCTATTAGCACCTAATGAAGAGCTTGGTTACATACAAGATACATGACTAACCAATGTCGCTGGAAGCCACAAAGGAACACCAGCAGTGAGAGTACCAAATTGATGTAGACTTTGGAGGTCGAACTGTCCAAGTCACCACTGCCCAAAACTGGAGTTCAGGCCCTATTCAACACCATTACTATGAAGGCACTGATGCCTTGCCAACTTAGCATAAGGGAAGCTTCTCTAGCTTTCAGTGACCATCGGAAAGAGGCAAAGACCATTCCACAAAGCAGGGAATATAGAGCAAACATGGGGCCAGAAAGTATTCTTCAAGAGTGCAGATAACATGAACTTCCTTCTTGTCCATATCATACGACATGAGTTCATCACGCAACCCACCAGTAAGGTAAATCAAATTACGCTCCGGATGTGCTGCAACCAACACGTAGAACTCATATCTGCTGCGATGATGCCTTCCAAGGAGGTGCGTGATGCTCACAGAATGTTCCAGGGTCCACTGCTCATTGCCATTAGCCCCCAGTGCCCAAACTGATAGCTGGTTGTCATTACGAAAATCCATGTGCATAGCATACAGTCAGCCCCGAGAATGCGCGATCAAACAGTCATCCTTTCTGATCTTGGGCCGTATGTAGCTGTGCGGCATGCGGATTTTCCGCCAAGTCTTGCCTTCTGTGTCTACCGACGCTAGTGATAAATCAGTGGTAACTGAATAGAGGGTGTCATTAAATAATATGGTGTCTGTATCATGGTCCACTCTAGTGTAGTCGCCCCACTCACTCTGCCTGAAAACCCAACCTCCAGTTTCCGACGAGTAGATCTCCATTCCAGTTACTCTGAAGGATTCACTCGTCACGAACATGAAAACATAGAAGCAGGAGGGCACGGCCGGGTCGAACCCCAAACGGACAAAGTGCAGAAGATGCCTAGCCTCTGTAGGCGGCAACAGGATCCATTCCTGAGTCGCGGGATTCGACACGACGTACTCTGGCTCAAACGGAGACGATCTCCAGACTTTCCAGAGGAGAAGGCTGCTGCAGCACTCCACGAACATGGGACCTGTATAGCCCTCcaagagagggggagaggggtCGGCCAGCGTCGTCCTCTCCCGGACAAGTTGAGGAACCGGGGGCTGTTGTGGTCGTCTTCCTGACGGGGGAAGCAGAAGAAGCCGGACAGGGTCTGGGGCGATTTCTTGCGGAGGTCCGGGTCGGAGCAGAGGGCGAGCCAGGATCTGGACACGCACTTGAAGCGGCACAGCGACCTGTAGGGCACCCGCGAGAGGATCTCGAGGACGAGGTCCTCGGAGAGGCTGGGCACGCGCTGCTTCTTCCTCGACCTCCTCGCCATCCGATCTGCGAGTGGTGGGGGATTGGGGTCATCTTGCTTCCCCATTTCTTCGATGGAATGGGTGTTCTTGGATCAaagattagatggaaaagaagGGCTAGCAAGCTAACCTCAGTGGCGAAGCTACAGACCGGATGGCCTAGCGCTAGCCGGAGGCACCGGGAGCGGGAtgctgggcgccggcggcggctcaagGGGGGGGGGAAGCAGTTTGCAGAGGATGGGGAAGAAGTTCTCTGTTCTGTTGGCGGTCTTCAGCCCAGCCCAATAAAGGGTCATGGGTAGCTCAAAGTTGAAGTCACACACAACACAAGTACTCAACTGTGGCTTTTGTCAAAGCCACAGTTGAGACAAGAATACCTTTGCCCCTTCAAATAAACATTTGAACACCATAACCGGGGAATATTTGAACAGCATAACATGGCAATATGATATTTACCAGCCGGATTGATAGCAAATGGGTCAAAGCAAGCAGGCTGGACATCGTGCTTCTGGGCCAAACCGGCGCAGCGCTCCTTCCTGTGTTGACACCGGATGCTGAACGAATGGCCAGCAGCCATTTATGTCTCTCCGAGGTAGCTGTAAACTACTTCAGATGAACTGTACGTATCATCCCCGCCGCCCTCGACCGACGGCGTCCCCACCGCCTAGcaacccgccgtcgccgtcgtgctTCCCTGCCCCCTCTTCTAAGGCCGCCGATGGCCAACGCCGCCCCATCCATCCCCACCCCTAACCTGGCGGCCATCACCACcgcgagctggaggaggaggaagaacagTCGCACGGGCCCACCTGCAGCGACTATCACCCTTCTGCGACGCATCGGCTCGCAGCAGCATGCGCGATGAATAGACATCGCAGGGGAGGTGGGGTTGACTTCCTTGTTCTGTTGGTGGACTTCATTCAGCCCAGCCCCAAGGAAGGGTCATTGGTAGCCCAAAGATGAAGTCTCACACAAAGATGAAAACGCGTTGCCATGAGCCAGGCCATGACATGAATTGCAGTTAGCAGTTGTGCGAAAGGGcttgtagcctagtggttataaGAGTCTCGGTAGCACTTGAGGTCCTAAGTTCGACTCCCCATGAGAGCGAATATTCTTGGATTTAACGGCGCTGTGCAttaagtggtaggcgacgttcccgtcgacagcaaggcacctgtggtgacttcgtcaatctcgaggttttgccggctcagtcttcgaagatgcttatAGGGGTAGAGTTTGTGtatgtgtgttcataggggtgtgagtgtgcgtgcgttgtgaatatctgagttgtactgtgtaatctcaaaaaaaaactgagCGCTGCTGTTTCTAAGTTGTAACGAACAAAGTTgggatgtttttcttttctttattcaGGTTTTGCCGCTTCACCATCTTCATGTTCtccatattttttattatttttgtttttggtgTATGCTTACAGTTAATACTCTTACTTTAGGTTGGTACAGTTAACTTTGAGAACGTGCAAAGGGCATTCAACGGAACTGAGTGTCAGTGTAAATTTCTTGCAAGAGGTCTTCAATCCATTTTTATAACTGTAAGATTTTTGGGCGATTAAGTGGGATAGGAAAAATCACATGTACCCTGTTAAAGCACTACTGGATCCGCCCCTTCTAGAGGGTGAGTCACATTAATTAACGAAATGATTCTGTAAATTTACCCTCGATCCATTATATTTGAGGACGAATTTCAAACAATGGACGGTGGAGTACTACTTTTAAAAAACAAGAAACATAGTTTCAAAGTAATGATGGTCTAGACATGCATCCACATCCACAGCTATTTAGAGAGTATCAATATCTGGCGGCACCATAACGATTAATAACAACCTATTATTCGCAAAAAAAGACCTATTGATTTGGAAGCTGAAAGCAGTGCAATCGTGGTGCTGGTGCTCTGCTTCTTCTCCACTGTTGCAGCCTTATAGGCATGCACATGCAGAAAGTTATTATTCTGTTTGAAACGTGAGTATGAAATACTTTTCCACGCGCGATGTATTTCTTctgatgtaatttttttctttatttggcAACAACTGTGATACAGGTGCGGCTATGGTAGCTGCAATTGACTTGTGCATGCATAGAGTTGAACGAATAGACCTAATCACTATTTTTATAATTCGGTCGGTGCATGCACCCCCAGCTTTGCTCCTGCTATACTGGATGCATTCATGCATGGTAGAAGTGCTGGTACCATGAAACAAAATCTTTACATGAACATGAAGGTCCTTTCAATTCAATCTGCACGGTTCTAGGTCACGAAATCTACGACGGTCAGTGGCAGCTGCGAGAAGAACATAGCGCACTCGTACCTGATCCTGCAGTCCTCGCTGCAAAACACACACCAGTCGCACCACGCTTCCCGCGAGCCGCAGCCGCTAACCGTGCATCCATGGCTGCCGtcgtccaccggcggcggcgccaccaccgccggcaccGGGGCCTCCAGCTCGGCCATCTTCCACGTGGCCTGCCGGACCGCCTCCACGGCATGCGCGCGGCACCGCACGCACTCCTCATTGCTCCACCACGTGGTGGTGTTCTTGCTGCAACCGCCGCCAacaccgacgccgccgccggcagcctccgccgcctcgccctcgacCTGCCTGATGTGCCGCGTCGCGGCGCCGCTGGCGTCGCCGGCCTTGTAGAGGACGAGGGCGAGCACGTAGGCCGCCACCTTgtgccccgcggcggcggcctggccgAGCAGCTCGGCGCCGCGCGGGCGCGCGCGCCGGTGCGCGAAGACGAGCGCGACCCCGGCGAGGAAGCACGCCTCCGGGTTGCCGGTGGCCGACAGGCtgccgacgacggcgaggtaGCGCTCGGCGTCGGACCACAGCATGGCGGCCGCCTCGCGCTCGAGCGCGACGCGCCGGCCGACGGCGCGGtcgccgcacgccgcgcgcATGGCCCGGCAGCTGGCGCGCAGGCTGCGGAGGTCGTCCACGGGCCGGGGCGAGGTCGCCGCGACGAGCCCCGCGATCTCGACCGCCATGTCGCGCG contains:
- the LOC120706020 gene encoding uncharacterized protein LOC120706020, giving the protein MALFAAARRAAASAAPLILRASSSTGAHHGAALLRPLAAAAARPQPRAMPFSSAPATRPSSDAELISVIDSKIKYAEDCDDHDRVEEIPDNVPFKITDEKRMNATYHCDQIEVVAHMPSLVTGDEPNHDRDDEDKGEEGDDSNEDQGEKPPSRESLTHSLSPRVMALSFNSASILMMMMMMMMMMMMMMMTTMTMTRMMMTTTTTTTRARREMTAMKIKGAPCECAERPIQVLGATGNHAVSYQVHTRLHGYQAGPGVHPVDEEDVVQ
- the LOC120706021 gene encoding uncharacterized protein At2g39795, mitochondrial-like; translation: MALFAAARRAAASAAPLILRASASTSTGAHRGLALLRPLAAAAARPHPRAMPFSSAPAARPSSDAELLSVIDSEIKYAEDCDDHDRVEEIPDNFPFKITDEKGMNAITLKRTYHGEQIEVVAHMPSLVTGDDPDHDRNDEDKGEGGDGSNEDQGEKPPQSSIPLTVTITKGDGPILEFTCTAYPDEVIIDSLSVSQPTGNDEIDLIAYEGPDFNDLDENLQRAFHKYLELRGISPLTTNFLHEYMINKDSREYLLWLRKLKDFFKQ